In Spodoptera frugiperda isolate SF20-4 chromosome 1, AGI-APGP_CSIRO_Sfru_2.0, whole genome shotgun sequence, the following are encoded in one genomic region:
- the LOC118273498 gene encoding programmed cell death protein 10: MTMGDELPVTSLVLPVLIRPVLTQLEKYDLGASQTLRAALTKAEAAVPGLNYDLVAGIMRRADIPVNMNESLLRLQGTLTEAECADLRLNRTEEAFQELNKKSTALKKILSRIPDEITDRKTFLETIKEIASAIKKLLDAVNEVSTYTPGTGKQVLEQRKREFVKYSKRFSNTLKEYFKEGQANAVFVSALYLIHQTNQILYTVKSKSE; this comes from the exons ATGACAATGGGTGATGAACTACCTGTTACTTCTTTAGTTTTACCCGTCCTCATACGTCCCGTTTTAACACAG TTGGAGAAGTATGATTTGGGTGCATCTCAGACACTCCGTGCTGCCCTTACAAAGGCAGAAGCAGCAGTGCCTGGCCTCAACTATGACCTGGTGGCAGGGATCATGAGGAGAGCTGATATACCCGTGAACATGAATGAGAGTTTGCTACGGCTTCAAGGAACCCTAACTGAAGCTGAAT GTGCAGATTTAAGACTGAACAGGACTGAAGAAGCATTCCAAGAATTGAATAAAAAGTCTACAGCTTTGAAGAAAATCCTGAGCCGTATCCCTGATGAGATCACTGACCGCAAGACCTTTTTGGAGACAATCAA AGAAATTGCTTCAGCCATAAAGAAATTACTGGATGCTGTGAATGAAGTATCCACATATACACCAGGCACCGGCAAACAGGTTCTAGAGCAGAGGAAGAGAGAGTTTGTGAAGTATTCTAAGAGATTCTCCAACACTCTGAAGGAATACTTCAAGGAGGGACA GGCTAATGCAGTTTTCGTCAGTGCTTTATACCTGATACATCAGACTAATCAAATCTTGTACACTGTTAAAAGTAAGTCTGAGTAA
- the LOC126911287 gene encoding actin-related protein 2/3 complex subunit 5-B — translation MAKNTSSSAFRKIDIDQYNEDNFKEDEAEQSIPTGPDEGEVCALLNQGRYIDALKVVLNNAPVGSANQQIKDNALALTLKVLLAIKSTQIEEAVGNLCLDDIDILMKYIYRGFECPTEGSSGHLLLWHEKAFNIGGSGSIVRVLSDRMKV, via the exons ATGGCGAAAAACACGTCGAGTTCTGCATTTCGTAAGATCGATATCGATCAATATAATGAAGATAACTTTAAAGAAGATGAAGCAGAACAATCGATTCCTACTGGACCGGATGAAGGCGAAGTTTGCGCTTTATTGAATCAA GGTCGGTATATTGATGCCCTGAAGGTTGTTCTGAACAATGCACCTGTAGGATCAGCCAACCAACAAATCAAA gACAATGCCTTGGCACTGACTTTGAAAGTGCTACTCGCTATCAAGTCTACTCAAATTGAAGAGGCTGTGGGTAATCTATGCCTGGATGACATAGATATACTgatgaaatatatttacagaGGATTTGAATGTCCCACAGAGGGATCTAGTGGGCATCTACTGCTGTGGCATGAAAAAGCATTTAACATTGGAGGCTCTGGATCCATAGTCAGAGTGCTGTCTGACCGAATGAAagtgtaa
- the LOC126911286 gene encoding uncharacterized protein LOC126911286: MEIPKLMILLCCSYYGFASHHGHTIPVENYETELQVLGESVEIPETPVRVVKITKTVAVKVPVPYPVKVIEKVPYPVHINKPYPVPVPQIVKVPHVESPPKLNAHEALGSHGGQSYFPGNSYQVQEAHSRDGPSDDSYGPEEQSYNGDNSGHSQGFAPYGDESSEGSPGGSYGGPSHSYYGNVGGNDAESFESKNYNQAINDYIHKSNPSGHTGLNYH; encoded by the exons ATGGAAATACCG AAGTTAATGATATTGCTGTGCTGCTCGTACTACGGGTTTGCTTCACATCACGGTCACACAATACCAGTGGAAAACTATGAAACTGAACTACAAGTCCTCGGCGAATCCGTCGAAATTCCTGAAACACCCGTCAGAGTGGTCAAAATCACTAAAACTGTAGCTGTCAAGGTCCCTGTGCCATATCCAGTGAAAGTGATTGAGAAAGTCCCTTACCCCGTTCACATTAACAAACCTTACCCAGTGCCAGTGCCACAGATTGTAAAAGTTCCTCACGTTGAATCTCCACCAAAGTTAAACGCGCACGAAGCTCTCGGTAGCCATGGTGGCCAAAGCTACTTCCCTGGAAATTCTTACCAAGTTCAAGAAGCACATTCACGTGACGGACCCTCAGACGACTCATATGGACCAGAAGAACAGTCCTACAACGGTGACAACTCGGGCCACAGTCAAGGTTTCGCGCCTTACGGCGATGAGTCTTCAGAAGGATCCCCTGGTGGCTCGTATGGAGGACCGTCACACAGCTACTATGGTAACGTAGGCGGTAATGACGCCGAATCTTTTGAATCCAAAAATTATAATCAAGCCATTAACGACTACATTCACAAATCGAACCCAAGTGGTCACACAGgtttaaattatcattaa